One Callithrix jacchus isolate 240 chromosome 4, calJac240_pri, whole genome shotgun sequence genomic window, GACTAGTGAAATCTCCAGATAGCTGGTTTCCTCTAGAGGTCAAAAGtaagtatgttttatttataactgATTAACAAGTGATTACTTTATAAAAGGCTTCCCTTCCAAAGAGAGCACCAGGATGCTTTATTTCCTAATTGGAGAGTGCTTTGCACATAAATAAAGGAGAATCTCCACTGCCTGTCAGGGAAGCACTTTGACAGGGCAAGCTTGTTCTTGTCTGTGTCCTGATttactgtatgaccttgggcaagtcgtTCATCTTCCCCCAATCAGTATCCCTAatggtaaaatggaaataaaaatactctGAGGATTCTGCTTCACTGAGGACTAATAAGACAAGATGAATGTTCTTAAGTCCCCCAGAGGGGAAAAGGCCATATACAATAAGGCAAAAAACTACAGAATAGTGCTGTTGGACTTTTCATACAacttgggaaagaaagaaacacaataaaACTCTTTAGCTTTGGGCCAGGCCATGATgcgctcatgcctgtcatcccagcacttcgggaggctgaggtggggagatcacctgaggtcaagagttccagaccagcctggctaacatgacgaaaccctgtctctactaaaaatacaaaaattagccaggcgtggtggcgggcgccagtagtcccagctactggggaggctgaggcaggaaaatcgcttgaacccagtaggcagaggctgcagtgagccaagatcaccccactacactccagcctgggtgacagagtgagactgttaaaaaaaaaaaaaaattcctgagctTTAAGTTTTTCAgtccaaaaaccaaaaacttcaaaacaaacaaacaaaaaaacctcatctCCTACAATCTGCCTATTTTTCCCCCCTACATGTTGCACAGTAGTTGAAAGGCTGAAGGCTGATGCTAAATGTATGCCCCCTCCCAGAATTCTAAACCCTTGCTACATTGGGAATAGTGAGATCGTGGGCAAATTAGTTTTGATGtgtcaatttcttcttctgtaagaTATGAGATAATACTGCTAATTAGCATATGTATACAGATGTGTGAATAGATGCCTGACATATAGTAATTtcccagtaaatatttgctgataatttctgtttcttagcagCATCATTCAAACTgctggaatattttcttttaaaaaactcaaaggtCCTTGTGAGATAATACTGGGATATAAAGATAAACGTGATAAAACATTTGTACTTAAAAGGGGAACTAGTATAAAACCGTAAAGCCCACTGCTTTCTGCTGaatagaatgagtttggaggaCAGGGACAATGCCTTAAAATGGGGCCGCGCGGACGCGAGGGGGCACTGTGATTCCGCTTTGACGAGGGAGAGGCGGCAACTCGTGCGGGGCGGGGAGGGCTGTCCGCTTCCAGCATCCCAGTACCCAGGAGCTTTGCCACCTACCACGGCAGCTTGGGTGACCCCAGGCTGGGGCTACTCACAGCTCCACGGCTTTTCACATtggtctctcccctccccctgagCAGACGGTTCTTACTGACAGCTGTTCTTAATTTGAGATTAGTGAGTCCCGGGGTTTGGAAACCAGACCCTCCCCCCGTCAACTGTAGGGAACGTTTTGGGTGCGCTTATGTTGGGTATTTTCCTGGGCAAAAGGACTGAAGCTGTCATCTGATTCTTTAAGAGGTTCGTGTCCCAAGAGGGGGTTAAATTCTCTTGGTTTAGAGAAAGAGGGCCCACCCAAAGGCCAAACACACAGCAGGTCGGGAAACGACTCTGAAGTCACTCCTTGTCCACCTCCCAAGGTCGGGCGAGACACTGGCACGCCCCAAGAGGAATCTTCAGAAAAAGGGTCAGATCGGGTCCTTAAACAGCTCAGGTGCGAAGCTGAATCGCCCTTCTGCGGAAAGAGGGGAGACAGTACTTGTTCCTATGGTCCCTCCCTTACCTTAGTCCCAAGAAGAGGTCAGACACCGGGAAATGGGGCGGAGGCGCTTAGTCTCATCCACCTGCCACTCGGATCCCCACTCCCAAGCGGTTGCTCAGACATTGGCATGATGGGGAAACTCGATTGATTTTGTTACCTCCTAGAGGGAAAATGCCGCGAGCGGAGGTGTCTGAACGTCCCTTCCAACGCGAGCTGGGTGGTGCTCTATTGATTTTTACGCGATCCCGGGGCGGGAGCGAGAGGATGGGCTCGGATTCCCGGGCTCCAGGACTGAAGGCCTGGCAGTGTCCCCGGGGGCAGAGCCACCCAGGGAGCCCGTGCAGTATACAAGGTGGCGGGGCCCGGAGAGGAAGCACAGCGCAGACGAGGGTGAGGGGCCGGTAGAAAGCAGGGTGGGGGACCGGGTGGAACACAGCCACCTAGGACAAAGTACCACCCACCCCAAACTTTCGCAGACCCGGGAGCTTAGGAGGGGAGAGCCCAGCAGCACAGCAGCCTCTCCCGCCGCTCAACGTGCCCAGTTGCAGCGAGGAGGGGCGGCGCGCACGCCTGCTGGACTCGGGCGGCCCCCACGTCGCGCCCACCCGCCGGGCCAACGCGCCGCAGCTCGGGTCACTGAGTGGCGGCCCACGGAAGAAGCCAGATCACCGGGCTCTGGGCTCCGAGGAAGGGGGATTCAGACGCGGAACGGGAAGGAAGGGACACATAACCCCGCAGCGTCCCCAGCGCGGTGGGGCGGCGGAACGTGTCCTTGGGCTGCCAGCAGGCGCGCAAGCGGGAGTCCAGCAGGTTCGAGAAGAAGTGAGCGCGGAGACTTCCACCGGGTAAAGTCGGATTAAAGAGAAATGTGAAAAGCAACCCAGGGCAGCCAGCGGAGCCCGACAGCCTGGAAGCCACCGGCTTCCCGCTGGGAGGACCACAGTGACTGACACGCGGAGACGCGGGGCTCCCAGCGGCCGCGGGTCTGCGCGGAGGAGTCGCCTCACAGCGCGGGGCGCGCTAGCGGCGGCCAGAGCGCGAGATGCAGCGCACAGTCCTGGGACCGTCCCGGGTGGGAAACCTCGCGGGCGGCGCTGAGCGGCGCTGACCCGGCACGGGTCCGAGGGGTGTGCCCCGGCCCCTCCCGCCTCCGCCCCCTCCCGCGCCGGTCGCGCGCCCCTCCCCGCGGCAGAGGCGGCGGCGGCGCATCCAGGGGCGGCGCGGAGCGGAGCGGCTCGCCCAGCCCAGCAGCCAGTGCCTGCGAGCTCCGCGGCTGCTTGGGGAATTCACTTTGCTGCTTTTCGCTTCTCCCTTCCTCAGGCTTCTTCTGATGGCTTTCTGCCTCCGGCCCGAGTCTTTcctttaaaaggaaaactttacCGCGATACCCTTTTCCCCTTGGAGGAGAGGATTAAAAGTTCCCAGAACTGGTGCCGCCGGTGCCGTTGGGGCGCTGGGAAGGTGCTCGGCGGCGGGGTTCCGGGTCCTACCATGTGCACCAACATAGTTTACGAGTGGCTTAAGGCGTTGCAGCTTCCTCAGTACGCGGAGTCCTTCGTGGATAACGGCTACGATGACCTGGAGGTGTGCAAGCAGATTGGGGACCCGGACCTGGACGCCATCGGGGTGCTGGCGCCCGCGCACCGCCGCCGCATCCTGGAGGCCGTGCGCCGGCTGCGGGAGCAGGACGCCAACGCCGCCGGCCTCTACTTCACGCTCGAGCCGCAGCCGCAGCCGGCGCCCCTCGGGCCGTCCGCCGACGCCGTTCCCACCAGCCGCCGGGGGGAGCCGTGCGTCGGCCAGGCCCAGGGCACCCGCGGGGACTTCCGCGGCCACACGACCGTCCCCCGCAGCAGGGAGCTGGTGAGCTACCCCAAACTGAAGCTGAAGATCATGATCAGGGATAAGCTCGTCCGTGACGGCATCCACCTGAGCAAGCCCCCGTACTCCCGCAAGGTAAGGAGGTGCCGTCCGGGCGGCCCGGGGCTCGCGGCGGGAGGGGAAGCGGCCCAGCCGCCAGTGCGCAGGCTTTGCAGCTCATTCATTCCAGGTGACGACAGACGGAGAGGCCTGGAGGTTTTGGGTATCTGGGACCCTAATGTATGCTCTTTCTGTATTAGCCCATTATTCCTTCCTTTCTGGTGCCTCCAATGGTTGGGAAGACAAGCCCCCGCATCCAGATCTTCACGCTAAACTAGCGACCAAAACTCCACCTCGTCTCTTGGTGCTCACCTGTCAGGAATCGGACTCGCGGTGCTTCTCCTGGTAGCCAAGGGGAATCCCTAATGCCCTCTGTAATAGTTTTGGGTTTGAGGAGTACCAGAAAAATGGTTAATACCTACGTTGCTTtctaccttcctttttttttcttttccttttttgagtctTGAGAAACTCCCAAGGGAAATTGGTGAACTCTCTTTAAAGAGTGGGAAGTCAGGACCTGTCTCTCGCAATTCCATAAAAAATCCCAGCACTGCTGCGAATTTGAGAAGCGTACCATTAACACGAACATTTTAAGGGGAAAAGTGAAGAAAGCACGTGTCAGTCCACTTGACTTCCTGAACTCGTGTATACTGAAGGCAATAAGGTGCTAAGGACATCGGAGGTAATAGGGCCACAGGACATGCTTCAGAGGTCTGTGCTGTCACCAGTTTGGTGTATTCTTAAGCCAGATGAGGTGAAGTAGGTGCAACTGTGACTCCCAGAAAGTGTGAGTGGACCTGCATTTGGGAGAGGAGGACCGAGCACCAGGAAGTGGACTAGAGGAATCCTCTGCACAAGGGGCCTCAGGGAAGGAGCCTCGAAGTTTGGAAATGTGGACTGGGAGCCGGGTAATTAACACAAAGTGGGACTTCACATCAGCTCTGCGTCTAGCTTGGAGTCTGTTCCGTTTAGGTTTTAGTTTAGGCTGGCTGTCAGAGTAGAAGGTCCTGAATTGATAGACAAGTAGACAGCACAGGTAACGCTCAGGGTTGCAGAAAGTGCACAGGAATATGAGCACCTCAGCTTAAAACAATCAACTTAGAAGAGCCCTGGGAGAAAATGACGGCAAAGATACTCAGCTGGTGGGGAACACAAACCCAACTCCCTAGTAGGAAATGTGGATAAACTCAGCGTTGTGTGTGCATCTTGGGCCCTGATAGTATTGCTTTGGAAAATCTTAAGATAAGGCTGTATTGCCTGGACTTAAGGAAGTTCAAGGGAAAGCTCTGTAAAAAGTAGATAGCGATACCTAAGGTAGGTGGGGATGAGGGGTTTGATATTAGCTACTACCTTGCAGGTAATATAGGCAAT contains:
- the SAMD5 gene encoding sterile alpha motif domain-containing protein 5, producing MCTNIVYEWLKALQLPQYAESFVDNGYDDLEVCKQIGDPDLDAIGVLAPAHRRRILEAVRRLREQDANAAGLYFTLEPQPQPAPLGPSADAVPTSRRGEPCVGQAQGTRGDFRGHTTVPRSRELVSYPKLKLKIMIRDKLVRDGIHLSKPPYSRKVPMAGILEYLMNWPKSSQNR